A genomic stretch from Nitrospirota bacterium includes:
- a CDS encoding UPF0175 family protein encodes MKAVTIELPPELLQLLGSEEEAKREAKVALVFDLVRRGKLSRVKAAELLAIPLQDLPALLAEYSIPWFEYSPKALQQDLQTLRKRERTAG; translated from the coding sequence GTGAAAGCCGTCACCATTGAACTGCCACCCGAACTGCTGCAGCTTCTCGGATCGGAGGAAGAGGCCAAACGAGAGGCCAAGGTCGCCCTGGTCTTTGATCTCGTCCGCCGTGGGAAGCTCTCCCGGGTAAAAGCGGCCGAGTTGCTGGCGATCCCCTTGCAGGACCTTCCCGCTCTCCTCGCCGAGTACAGCATCCCCTGGTTTGAGTATTCCCCTAAGGCACTTCAGCAAGATCTCCAAACCTTGCGCAAGAGGGAACGTACGGCCGGGTGA
- a CDS encoding DUF3368 domain-containing protein, which translates to MILVLDASALIVLARVGYLDLLRQSGDEIYIPQAVYNEVAGRAPDRPGSREIAQATWLRRKKVRDREAVTRLKHRLGWGEVEAIVLAGELGETVLVLDDGTARRAAEQEGRTVVGLLGLLLSYKERGIVRVLKPLLDAMIAAGFFIDNALHRHIVRKAGEEPSP; encoded by the coding sequence GTGATCCTCGTCCTGGACGCCAGCGCCCTCATTGTTCTTGCCCGGGTCGGCTACCTTGACCTTCTTCGCCAGAGCGGAGACGAGATCTATATTCCCCAAGCCGTCTATAACGAGGTCGCCGGGCGCGCGCCGGACAGACCGGGGAGTCGGGAGATCGCACAGGCCACGTGGCTTCGCCGGAAGAAAGTCCGCGATCGTGAAGCCGTGACCCGCTTGAAACACCGGCTGGGATGGGGAGAGGTAGAAGCCATCGTGTTGGCCGGGGAATTGGGCGAGACCGTCCTGGTCCTCGACGACGGGACCGCCCGACGCGCAGCAGAGCAAGAAGGGCGAACCGTCGTCGGTCTTCTGGGCCTGCTGCTCTCCTACAAGGAGCGCGGGATTGTCAGAGTATTGAAGCCCCTTCTCGATGCAATGATTGCGGCCGGCTTCTTCATTGACAACGCCCTGCATCGTCACATTGTCCGCAAGGCTGGAGAGGAGCCATCGCCATAG